The Kitasatospora paranensis genome has a window encoding:
- a CDS encoding ABC transporter ATP-binding protein, producing MTTAANAVQDPQLPGGMPAIAASARQVTKAYGAGETRVTALDAVDVDIHRGRFTAIMGPSGSGKSTLMHCLAGLDTVTEGRISIGDTEITGLKDKQLTRLRRDKIGFIFQAFNLLPTLNALENITLPMDIAGRRPDAAWLDQVIETVGLADRLKHRPTQLSGGQQQRVAVARALAARPEIIFGDEPTGNLDSRSGAEVLTFLRRSVDELGQTIVMVTHDPVAAGYADRVLFLADGRIVDEMHAPTADSVLERMRRFDGKRTS from the coding sequence GTGACGACGGCAGCCAACGCCGTGCAGGACCCGCAGCTTCCCGGCGGCATGCCCGCCATCGCCGCCTCGGCGCGGCAGGTGACCAAGGCGTACGGCGCCGGTGAGACCAGGGTCACGGCGCTCGACGCCGTCGACGTGGACATCCACCGCGGCCGCTTCACCGCGATCATGGGGCCCTCGGGCTCCGGCAAGTCGACCCTGATGCACTGCCTGGCCGGTCTCGACACCGTCACCGAGGGGCGGATCAGCATCGGCGACACCGAGATCACCGGGCTCAAGGACAAGCAGCTGACCCGGCTCCGCCGGGACAAGATCGGCTTCATCTTCCAGGCGTTCAACCTGCTGCCGACCCTGAACGCGCTGGAGAACATCACGCTGCCGATGGACATCGCCGGCCGCAGGCCGGACGCCGCCTGGCTCGACCAGGTGATCGAGACCGTCGGCCTGGCCGACCGCCTCAAGCACCGCCCGACCCAGCTCTCCGGCGGCCAGCAGCAGCGCGTCGCGGTCGCCCGTGCCCTCGCCGCCCGCCCGGAGATCATCTTCGGCGACGAGCCCACCGGCAACCTCGACTCCCGTTCCGGCGCCGAGGTGCTCACCTTCCTGCGCCGCTCGGTCGACGAGCTCGGCCAGACCATCGTCATGGTCACCCACGACCCGGTCGCCGCCGGCTACGCGGACCGCGTGCTCTTCCTCGCCGACGGCCGGATCGTCGACGAGATGCACGCCCCCACCGCCGACTCCGTCCTCGAACGCATGCGCCGTTTCGACGGCAAGCGCACGAGCTGA
- the ssuE gene encoding NADPH-dependent FMN reductase, with the protein MATVLSVSGSPSRASRTTRLLRHVDARLTAHGHEVVPFEVRSLPAEALLTADTSHPDMARALELFARADGIVIGTPVYKAAYSGLLKTLLDVLPQYALRGKAVLPLATGGSAAHVLAVDYALRPVLSSMGAGHITQGWFVLDRHITVREDGTTAIEHETDVLLTPVVDAFAAALERTGTLVAAH; encoded by the coding sequence ATGGCCACCGTCCTGTCCGTCTCCGGCTCCCCCTCCCGCGCCTCCCGCACCACCCGGCTGCTGCGCCACGTCGACGCCCGCCTCACCGCGCACGGCCACGAGGTCGTCCCGTTCGAGGTCCGCAGCCTCCCGGCCGAGGCCCTGCTCACCGCGGACACCTCGCACCCCGACATGGCCCGCGCCCTGGAGCTCTTCGCGCGCGCCGACGGCATCGTGATCGGCACCCCCGTGTACAAGGCCGCCTACTCGGGCCTGCTCAAGACCCTCCTCGACGTGCTGCCGCAGTACGCGCTGCGCGGCAAGGCCGTGCTGCCGCTGGCGACCGGCGGCTCGGCGGCGCACGTGCTCGCCGTGGACTACGCCCTGCGCCCGGTGCTCAGCTCGATGGGGGCCGGGCACATCACCCAGGGCTGGTTCGTCCTGGACCGCCACATCACTGTCCGGGAGGACGGCACCACCGCGATCGAGCACGAGACGGACGTCCTGCTCACGCCGGTCGTGGACGCCTTCGCCGCGGCCCTGGAGCGGACGGGGACGCTCGTCGCCGCGCACTGA
- a CDS encoding LCP family protein, with protein MAALSLVGALLVTGVGTYFWADSKLNHENVLAPYDGRPAAGKGTNWLIVGSDSRQGLTDADETALHTGSAQGKRSDSMMILHIGDHGNTLMSIPRDSWVQIPAHLDTSGSGKTIKATDSKINASFANGGGRLLVQTVETRTGIHIDHYAEIGFAGFVGIVDSVGGVDMCIDQAVKDRDSGLDLKAGCQTLSGTQSLAFVRQRHQMADQDLGRMRNQQKFLGALAKQAASPATLLNPFTFYPMVSSSLGTLIVDNDTGLTDLGSMFLAMKSVSGGGGKSITVPIGNANYRTPTGESAVKWDAAKSQAVFDAFKNDTAVPDTK; from the coding sequence GTGGCCGCGCTGTCGCTGGTCGGCGCGCTGCTGGTGACGGGTGTCGGCACGTACTTCTGGGCGGACTCCAAGCTCAACCACGAGAACGTGCTCGCCCCGTACGACGGCCGGCCGGCCGCCGGGAAGGGCACCAACTGGCTGATCGTCGGCTCGGACAGCCGCCAGGGCCTGACCGACGCCGACGAGACCGCGCTGCACACCGGCTCCGCGCAGGGCAAGCGCAGCGACTCGATGATGATCCTGCACATCGGCGACCACGGGAACACGCTGATGTCGATCCCGCGCGACTCCTGGGTGCAGATTCCGGCGCACCTGGACACCAGCGGCAGCGGCAAGACCATCAAGGCCACCGACTCGAAGATCAACGCGTCCTTCGCGAACGGCGGCGGCCGGCTGCTGGTGCAGACCGTGGAGACCCGGACGGGCATCCACATCGACCACTACGCGGAGATCGGCTTCGCCGGCTTCGTCGGAATCGTCGACTCGGTCGGCGGCGTGGACATGTGCATCGACCAGGCCGTCAAGGACCGCGACTCGGGCCTGGACCTGAAGGCGGGCTGCCAGACGCTCAGCGGCACGCAGTCGCTGGCCTTCGTGCGGCAGCGGCACCAGATGGCCGACCAGGACCTCGGCCGGATGCGCAACCAGCAGAAGTTCCTGGGTGCGCTGGCCAAGCAGGCGGCGTCCCCGGCGACCCTGCTGAACCCGTTCACCTTCTACCCGATGGTGAGTTCGAGCCTCGGCACGCTGATCGTCGACAACGACACCGGCCTGACCGACCTGGGCTCGATGTTCCTCGCCATGAAGAGCGTCTCCGGTGGCGGCGGCAAGAGCATCACGGTGCCGATCGGCAACGCCAACTACCGGACGCCGACCGGCGAATCGGCCGTCAAGTGGGACGCGGCGAAGTCGCAGGCGGTGTTCGACGCCTTCAAGAACGACACCGCGGTGCCGGACACCAAGTAG
- a CDS encoding acyl-CoA dehydrogenase family protein, translated as MAGNSGADFDLFRLSEEHDMLRESVRALAEAKIAPFAADVDEQGRFPQEALDALQANDLHAVHVPEEYGGAGADALATVLVIEEVARVCASSSLIPAVNKLGSLPVQLSGSEELKAKYLGALARGEGMFSYCLSEPEAGSDAAGMRTRAVRDGDSWVLNGVKRWITNAGVSEFYTVMAVTDPALRSRGISAFVVEKDDEGVSFGAPEKKLGIKGSPTREVYFDNVRIPADRMIGAEGTGFATAMKTLDHTRVTIAAQAVGIAQGALDYAKGYVQERKQFGKAIAEFQGVQFMLADMAMKLEAARQLTYAAAARSQRTDSDLTFFGAAAKCYASDAAMEITTDAVQLLGGYGYTRDYPVERMMRDAKITQIYEGTNQVQRIVMARNLP; from the coding sequence ATGGCGGGCAACTCCGGAGCGGACTTCGACCTCTTCCGGCTCAGCGAGGAGCACGACATGCTCCGTGAGTCGGTGCGCGCGCTCGCCGAGGCGAAGATCGCCCCGTTCGCGGCGGACGTCGACGAGCAGGGCCGGTTCCCGCAGGAGGCGCTGGACGCGCTGCAGGCCAACGACCTGCACGCGGTGCACGTGCCCGAGGAGTACGGCGGCGCGGGCGCGGACGCGCTGGCCACCGTGCTCGTCATCGAGGAGGTCGCCCGGGTCTGCGCCTCGTCCTCGCTGATCCCCGCGGTCAACAAGCTCGGCTCGCTGCCCGTCCAGCTCTCCGGCTCCGAGGAGCTCAAGGCCAAGTACCTGGGCGCGCTCGCCCGCGGCGAGGGCATGTTCTCCTACTGCCTGTCCGAGCCCGAGGCCGGCTCCGACGCGGCCGGGATGAGGACCCGCGCCGTGCGCGACGGCGACTCCTGGGTCCTCAACGGCGTCAAGCGGTGGATCACCAACGCCGGCGTCTCCGAGTTCTACACCGTCATGGCCGTCACCGACCCCGCCCTGCGCTCCCGCGGCATCTCCGCGTTCGTGGTCGAGAAGGACGACGAGGGCGTCTCCTTCGGCGCCCCGGAGAAGAAGCTCGGCATCAAGGGCTCCCCGACCCGCGAGGTCTACTTCGACAACGTCCGCATCCCCGCCGACCGCATGATCGGCGCCGAGGGCACCGGCTTCGCCACCGCCATGAAGACCCTCGACCACACCCGCGTCACCATCGCCGCCCAGGCCGTCGGCATCGCCCAGGGCGCCCTCGACTACGCCAAGGGCTACGTCCAGGAACGCAAGCAGTTCGGCAAGGCCATCGCCGAGTTCCAGGGCGTCCAGTTCATGCTCGCCGACATGGCCATGAAGCTGGAGGCCGCCCGCCAGCTCACCTACGCCGCCGCCGCCCGCTCCCAGCGCACCGACAGCGACCTCACCTTCTTCGGCGCCGCCGCCAAGTGCTACGCCTCCGACGCCGCGATGGAGATCACCACCGACGCCGTCCAGCTCCTCGGCGGCTACGGCTACACCCGCGACTACCCCGTCGAGCGGATGATGCGCGACGCCAAGATCACCCAGATCTACGAGGGCACCAACCAGGTCCAGCGCATCGTCATGGCCCGCAACCTCCCGTAG
- a CDS encoding LCP family protein, with product MAARERGEAGGERPESLSLFDHEADGEPADGPAGDGEDPGGGGPEGPDAGGAAAAGGEARRRRRTRRVLIGTLAVLLVLALGLFGVAYWTVDHYASAVPRIPNAFPTVPASAQPSAVPGAGTTFLLVGLDARSDVATTGKDAKAPAWKAGAQRSDTMMLLHISADRKSAAIISIARDTLVDVPGHGKAKINAAYSWGGPALMVETVQDLTHIRVDHIAVIDWNGFRALTDAVGGVDITIPQTIEARGDARQWDAGTHHMSGDQALLYVRERYGLPNGDLDRTKRQQNFLRALMLQTMNAGTLGNPTRLTGLLKAVGDVVSVDDRLSNSDLYDLAWSMRGLRPDGVRFMNAPFGGFDTVQGQSVVLLDDAAATTLWEAVRSDRMDAYLAQHRTTSDTLGDSVR from the coding sequence ATGGCAGCGAGGGAGCGCGGGGAAGCCGGTGGGGAGCGCCCGGAGTCGTTGAGTCTGTTCGACCACGAAGCGGACGGGGAGCCGGCGGACGGCCCGGCCGGGGACGGGGAGGATCCGGGCGGTGGCGGGCCGGAGGGCCCGGACGCCGGCGGCGCGGCGGCGGCCGGCGGCGAGGCCCGGCGCCGGCGTCGCACCCGCCGGGTGCTGATCGGCACGCTGGCCGTCCTGCTCGTCCTGGCCCTCGGCCTGTTCGGCGTCGCGTACTGGACGGTCGACCACTACGCGTCCGCGGTGCCGCGCATCCCGAACGCCTTCCCGACCGTGCCGGCCTCCGCCCAGCCGTCGGCCGTGCCGGGCGCCGGCACCACCTTCCTGCTGGTCGGCCTGGACGCCCGCTCGGACGTCGCCACCACCGGCAAGGACGCCAAGGCGCCCGCCTGGAAGGCCGGCGCGCAGCGCAGCGACACCATGATGCTGCTGCACATCTCGGCCGACCGGAAGAGCGCGGCGATCATCTCGATCGCCCGCGACACCCTGGTCGACGTACCCGGCCACGGCAAGGCCAAGATCAACGCGGCCTACTCCTGGGGCGGCCCCGCGCTCATGGTGGAGACCGTGCAGGACCTCACCCACATCAGGGTCGACCACATCGCGGTGATCGACTGGAACGGGTTCCGGGCCCTCACCGATGCCGTCGGCGGCGTCGACATCACCATTCCGCAGACCATCGAGGCCCGCGGCGACGCCCGCCAGTGGGATGCCGGCACCCACCACATGAGCGGCGACCAGGCGCTGCTGTACGTCCGGGAGCGCTACGGCCTGCCCAACGGCGACCTGGACCGCACCAAGCGGCAGCAGAACTTCCTCCGCGCGCTGATGCTGCAGACGATGAACGCCGGCACGCTCGGCAACCCGACCCGGCTGACCGGCCTGCTGAAGGCGGTCGGCGACGTGGTCAGCGTCGACGACCGGCTCAGCAACAGCGACCTCTACGACCTCGCGTGGAGCATGCGGGGGCTGCGCCCGGACGGCGTGCGGTTCATGAACGCCCCCTTCGGCGGCTTCGACACCGTCCAGGGCCAGTCGGTGGTGCTGCTGGACGACGCGGCCGCCACCACGCTCTGGGAGGCCGTCCGCAGCGACCGGATGGACGCCTACCTGGCCCAGCACCGGACCACCAGCGACACCCTCGGCGACAGCGTCCGCTGA
- a CDS encoding CoA-binding protein, producing the protein MTYGDDATVRRILQDDGDTWAVVGLSSNTRRAAHGVARVLQRAGKRVVPVHPKAETVLGEQGYATLADIPFPVDVVDVFVNSGLAGGIADQAVAVGAKAVWFQLDVVDEAAFDRTTAAGLDMVMDKCPAIELPLL; encoded by the coding sequence ATGACGTACGGAGACGACGCGACCGTCCGCAGGATCCTCCAGGACGACGGCGACACCTGGGCGGTGGTCGGCCTGTCCTCCAACACCCGGCGGGCCGCGCACGGGGTCGCCCGGGTGCTGCAGCGGGCGGGCAAGCGGGTGGTGCCCGTCCACCCGAAGGCCGAGACGGTGCTCGGCGAGCAGGGCTACGCCACGCTCGCCGACATCCCGTTCCCGGTCGACGTGGTGGACGTCTTCGTGAACAGCGGCCTGGCCGGCGGGATCGCCGACCAGGCCGTCGCCGTGGGCGCGAAGGCGGTCTGGTTCCAGCTCGACGTGGTCGACGAGGCCGCCTTCGACCGCACCACGGCAGCGGGGCTCGACATGGTCATGGACAAGTGCCCGGCCATCGAACTCCCGCTGCTGTAG
- a CDS encoding dipeptidase, whose product MTPELLDRARAVLRDTPVVDGHNDLPWAMRAQAGYDLDAVDLAADQSARLHTDLVRLRAGGVGAQFWSVYVRSDYAGDKAVSATLEQIDFVHALTERHPEVLRLALTADDMEAARAEGRIASLMGAEGGHSIDCSLATLRALHTLGVRYLTLTHNDNTPWADSATDEPAAGGLTAFGEEVVREMNRLGMLVDLSHVSADTMRAALRVSEAPVIFSHSSARAVCDHPRNVPDDVLARLSGNGGLAMATFVPKFVLPAAIEWTLAADDNMRAHGFHPLETTPEAMGCQRAYEAAHPRPVATSATVADHLDHMRQVAGIDHVGIGGDFDGTAFVPADLGDVAGYPNLIAELLGRGWSEADISKLTWHNAVRVLREAESAARRLQAVRRPSIATIDRLDG is encoded by the coding sequence ATGACCCCTGAGCTGCTCGATCGCGCCCGCGCCGTCCTCCGCGACACCCCGGTGGTGGACGGCCACAACGATCTCCCCTGGGCCATGCGGGCCCAGGCCGGCTACGACCTGGACGCCGTCGACCTGGCGGCGGACCAGAGCGCCCGGTTGCACACCGACCTCGTCCGGCTCCGGGCGGGCGGGGTCGGTGCCCAGTTCTGGTCGGTGTACGTGCGCAGCGACTACGCCGGGGACAAGGCCGTCAGCGCCACCCTGGAACAGATCGACTTCGTCCACGCGCTGACCGAGCGCCACCCGGAGGTGCTGCGCCTCGCGCTCACCGCCGACGACATGGAGGCCGCCCGCGCCGAGGGCCGGATCGCCTCCCTGATGGGCGCCGAGGGCGGCCACTCGATCGACTGCTCGCTGGCCACCCTGCGGGCCCTCCACACGCTCGGCGTGCGGTACCTGACGCTCACCCACAACGACAACACGCCGTGGGCGGACTCCGCCACCGACGAGCCGGCCGCCGGCGGCCTGACCGCCTTCGGCGAGGAGGTCGTCCGGGAGATGAACCGGCTCGGGATGCTGGTCGACCTCTCGCACGTCTCCGCCGACACGATGCGGGCGGCGCTCCGGGTCTCCGAGGCGCCGGTGATCTTCTCGCACTCCTCCGCGCGCGCCGTCTGCGACCACCCGCGCAACGTCCCGGACGACGTGCTGGCCCGGCTGTCCGGCAACGGCGGCCTGGCGATGGCCACCTTCGTCCCGAAGTTCGTCCTGCCCGCGGCGATCGAGTGGACGCTGGCGGCCGACGACAACATGCGGGCGCACGGCTTCCACCCGTTGGAGACCACGCCGGAGGCGATGGGCTGCCAGCGTGCGTACGAGGCCGCGCACCCGCGCCCGGTCGCCACCTCGGCGACCGTCGCCGACCATCTGGACCACATGCGCCAGGTCGCCGGGATCGACCATGTCGGCATCGGTGGCGACTTCGACGGCACCGCGTTCGTCCCGGCGGACCTGGGCGACGTCGCCGGCTACCCGAACCTGATCGCCGAACTGCTCGGCCGCGGCTGGTCCGAGGCCGACATCTCCAAGCTGACCTGGCACAACGCGGTGCGGGTGCTGCGCGAGGCCGAGTCGGCCGCCCGCCGCCTGCAGGCCGTCCGCCGCCCGTCGATCGCCACCATCGACCGGCTGGACGGCTGA
- the purE gene encoding 5-(carboxyamino)imidazole ribonucleotide mutase, whose translation MSDSATPVVGIVMGSDSDWPVMEAAAQALDEFEIPYEVDVVSAHRMPREMVAYGEQAHARGLKAIIAGAGGAAHLPGMLASVTPLPVIGVPVPLRYLDGMDSLMSIVQMPAGVPVATVSIAGARNAGLLAVRMLAAFDPELAEKMVDFQADLNAQATEKGKKLRAKVAGAAAFGFGK comes from the coding sequence ATGAGCGACTCCGCGACCCCCGTCGTCGGCATCGTCATGGGCTCCGACTCCGACTGGCCCGTGATGGAGGCCGCCGCCCAGGCGCTCGACGAGTTCGAGATCCCGTACGAGGTGGACGTCGTCTCCGCGCACCGGATGCCCCGCGAGATGGTGGCCTACGGCGAGCAGGCGCACGCCCGCGGCCTGAAGGCGATCATCGCCGGCGCCGGCGGCGCCGCGCACCTGCCGGGCATGCTGGCCTCGGTGACGCCGCTGCCGGTCATCGGCGTCCCGGTGCCGCTGCGCTACCTGGACGGCATGGACAGCCTGATGTCGATCGTCCAGATGCCGGCCGGTGTCCCGGTCGCCACCGTGTCGATCGCGGGCGCCCGCAACGCCGGCCTGCTGGCGGTGCGGATGCTCGCCGCCTTCGACCCGGAGCTCGCCGAGAAGATGGTCGACTTCCAGGCCGACCTGAACGCCCAGGCCACCGAGAAGGGCAAGAAGCTCCGCGCGAAGGTCGCCGGCGCCGCCGCGTTCGGTTTCGGCAAGTAG
- a CDS encoding 5-(carboxyamino)imidazole ribonucleotide synthase has protein sequence MIGGGQLARMAHQAGVPLGVRFKLLADTPQDSAAQVVADTVLGDYRDMETLRRFAADCDVVTFDHEHVPTEHLRALEADGIAVRPGPDALVNAQDKGVMRAKLDSIGVPCPRHRIVADPADVTAFAAEGSGYPVVLKTVRGGYDGKGVWVVDDEAGAAAPFLAGVPVLAEEKVDFLRELAANVVRSPSGQAVAYPVVESVQENGVCAEVTAPAPGLDPELAAEAQALALRIAGDLGIVGHLAVELFQTRDGRVLVNELAMRPHNSGHWTQDGAVTSQFENHLRAVLDLPLGDPRPRAKWTVMVNVLGGDYPDMYHAFLHCMARDPGLRIHMYGKDVKPGRKVGHVNVFGDDLDDVRERARHAAAYLRGTITE, from the coding sequence ATGATCGGCGGCGGGCAGCTTGCCCGCATGGCGCACCAGGCGGGCGTCCCGCTGGGTGTCCGCTTCAAGCTGCTGGCCGACACCCCCCAGGACTCCGCGGCGCAGGTCGTCGCCGACACCGTCCTCGGCGACTACCGGGACATGGAGACGCTGCGGCGCTTCGCCGCCGACTGCGACGTGGTCACCTTCGACCACGAGCACGTCCCCACCGAGCACCTGCGCGCCCTGGAGGCCGACGGCATCGCGGTGCGCCCCGGCCCGGACGCCCTGGTGAACGCCCAGGACAAGGGCGTGATGCGGGCGAAGCTGGACTCGATCGGGGTGCCGTGCCCGCGCCACCGGATCGTCGCCGACCCGGCCGACGTCACCGCCTTCGCCGCGGAGGGCTCCGGCTACCCGGTCGTGCTGAAGACGGTGCGCGGCGGCTACGACGGCAAGGGCGTCTGGGTGGTCGACGACGAGGCCGGGGCCGCCGCCCCGTTCCTCGCCGGCGTGCCGGTGCTCGCCGAGGAGAAGGTCGACTTCCTGCGCGAGCTGGCCGCCAACGTGGTGCGCTCGCCCAGCGGTCAGGCCGTCGCCTACCCGGTGGTGGAGAGCGTCCAGGAGAACGGCGTCTGCGCCGAGGTCACCGCCCCCGCCCCCGGCCTCGACCCCGAACTCGCCGCCGAGGCCCAGGCACTGGCCCTGCGGATCGCCGGCGACCTGGGCATCGTGGGCCACCTCGCGGTCGAGCTCTTCCAGACCAGGGACGGCCGCGTCCTGGTCAACGAGCTGGCCATGCGCCCGCACAACTCCGGCCACTGGACGCAGGACGGCGCGGTCACCTCGCAGTTCGAGAACCACCTGCGGGCCGTCCTCGACCTGCCGCTCGGCGACCCGCGCCCGCGCGCGAAGTGGACGGTCATGGTCAACGTGCTGGGCGGCGACTACCCCGACATGTACCACGCCTTCCTGCACTGCATGGCCCGCGACCCCGGTCTGCGGATCCACATGTACGGCAAGGACGTGAAGCCCGGCCGTAAGGTCGGCCACGTCAACGTCTTCGGGGACGACCTCGACGACGTCCGCGAGCGCGCCCGTCACGCGGCCGCCTACCTGCGAGGAACGATCACCGAATGA
- a CDS encoding GtrA family protein: MTTTTAPKPSLVQRLRGMSGEVVKFGIVGLSGVVVNFLVFWVCINGLGLASLRSNVAATLVAIATNYLGYRYWLYRDRDAASRKREITLFLVFSGAGMLIETGVLACSVYVLGLDTHIEQIAAKLVGLAVGTVFRFVSYRTWVFKALPEPAEPAEVVAEAELLLASEERQFAK, from the coding sequence ATGACTACCACCACCGCTCCCAAGCCGTCGCTGGTGCAGCGTCTGCGCGGCATGTCCGGGGAGGTGGTCAAGTTCGGCATCGTCGGCCTCAGCGGCGTGGTGGTCAACTTCCTGGTCTTCTGGGTCTGCATCAACGGGCTGGGCCTCGCCTCGCTGCGCTCCAACGTCGCGGCGACGCTGGTGGCCATCGCCACCAACTACCTCGGCTACCGGTACTGGCTGTACCGCGACCGCGACGCCGCCTCCCGCAAGCGCGAGATCACGCTGTTCCTGGTGTTCAGCGGCGCCGGCATGCTGATCGAGACCGGCGTGCTGGCCTGCTCGGTGTACGTGCTCGGCCTGGACACCCACATCGAGCAGATCGCGGCCAAGCTGGTCGGCCTGGCGGTCGGCACGGTGTTCCGCTTCGTCTCCTACCGCACCTGGGTGTTCAAGGCCCTGCCGGAGCCGGCCGAGCCGGCCGAGGTCGTCGCGGAGGCCGAGCTGCTGCTGGCCTCCGAGGAGCGCCAGTTCGCCAAGTAG
- a CDS encoding ATP-binding protein yields the protein MKRRMINSLLGVVLVVVAVFCVPLALIEKQSIVNAAHDRVDAAAVRVLGLVENRLAAGEPVTGEKFAAQVPEGSFVTVQIPGQAEIAAGRPVTGAAITATEEGANGESVTVVQSRADVDHEIGNMLLLLGVVALLAVQAAVALAVWQAKRLARPLTDLAETAERLGSGDPRPRDRRYGVPELDRIAEVLDVSAERIARMLTAERRLAADASHQLRTPLTALSMRLEEITALAEEPDTVKEEASIALQQVERLTDVVQRLLTNQRDPTSPTAVAFDLDEVIKQQVEEWGPSMRESGRRLSIEGLRGTAVLGTPGTVAQVLATLIENSLMHGAGNITLRIRRTGSSVVAEVQDEGQGVPPELGNRVFERAVSGRNSTGIGLAVARDLAEADGGRLELLSLRPPVFALFLNGSQAR from the coding sequence GTGAAGCGAAGGATGATCAACTCGCTGCTGGGCGTCGTCCTGGTGGTGGTCGCGGTGTTCTGCGTGCCGCTGGCCCTGATCGAGAAGCAGAGCATCGTCAACGCGGCCCACGACCGCGTCGACGCCGCCGCCGTAAGGGTCCTCGGACTGGTGGAGAACCGGCTCGCCGCGGGTGAGCCGGTCACCGGCGAGAAGTTCGCCGCCCAGGTCCCCGAGGGCTCCTTCGTCACCGTCCAGATCCCCGGCCAGGCCGAGATCGCGGCCGGCCGGCCGGTGACGGGCGCCGCGATCACCGCCACCGAGGAGGGCGCCAACGGCGAGAGCGTCACCGTGGTGCAGTCCCGGGCCGACGTCGACCACGAGATCGGCAACATGCTGCTGCTGCTCGGCGTCGTGGCCCTGCTCGCGGTGCAGGCCGCGGTCGCCCTCGCCGTCTGGCAGGCCAAGCGGCTCGCCCGCCCGCTCACCGACCTCGCGGAGACCGCCGAACGCCTCGGCTCCGGCGACCCGCGCCCCCGCGACCGCCGTTACGGCGTCCCCGAGCTCGACCGGATCGCCGAAGTGCTGGACGTCAGCGCCGAGCGGATCGCCCGGATGCTCACCGCCGAGCGCCGGCTCGCCGCCGACGCCTCGCACCAGCTCCGCACCCCGCTCACCGCGCTCTCCATGCGGCTGGAGGAGATCACCGCACTCGCCGAGGAGCCGGACACCGTCAAGGAGGAGGCGAGCATCGCCCTCCAGCAGGTCGAGCGGCTCACCGACGTCGTCCAGCGCCTGCTCACCAACCAGCGCGACCCCACCAGCCCCACCGCGGTCGCCTTCGACCTCGACGAGGTGATCAAGCAGCAGGTGGAGGAGTGGGGCCCGTCGATGCGGGAGAGCGGCCGCCGGCTGTCCATCGAGGGCCTGCGCGGCACCGCGGTGCTCGGCACTCCCGGCACCGTGGCCCAGGTGCTCGCCACCCTGATCGAGAACTCGCTGATGCACGGCGCCGGCAACATCACCCTGCGGATCCGGCGGACGGGCTCCTCCGTCGTCGCCGAGGTCCAGGACGAGGGGCAGGGCGTGCCGCCCGAGCTCGGCAACCGGGTCTTCGAGCGGGCGGTCAGCGGCCGCAACTCCACCGGCATCGGCCTCGCGGTCGCCCGCGACCTCGCCGAGGCCGACGGAGGCCGACTGGAACTGCTGTCCCTGCGGCCGCCGGTGTTCGCGCTCTTCCTCAACGGCAGCCAGGCCCGCTGA
- a CDS encoding response regulator transcription factor: MTCVLLAEDDPAISEPLARALRREGYEVLVRDDGPTALAAGLTEEVDLIVLDLGLPEMDGLEVCRRLRADGRSCPVLVLTARADEVDTVVGLDAGADDYVTKPFRLAELLARVRALLRRGNVDQLTTGAHGVKIDIESHRAWLGEEELTLSAKEFELLRVLVRDAGRVVTREEIMRQVWDTTWWTSTKTLDMHISWLRKKLGDDAANPRYIATVRGVGFRFEKN, from the coding sequence ATGACCTGTGTGCTGCTGGCCGAGGACGACCCGGCAATCTCCGAACCGCTGGCCCGCGCGCTGCGCCGCGAGGGCTACGAGGTGCTCGTCCGCGACGACGGCCCCACCGCACTGGCGGCCGGCCTCACCGAGGAGGTCGACCTGATCGTCCTCGACCTCGGGCTGCCCGAGATGGACGGGCTGGAGGTCTGCCGACGGCTGCGCGCCGACGGCCGCAGCTGCCCCGTCCTGGTGCTCACCGCCCGCGCCGACGAGGTGGACACCGTGGTCGGCCTCGACGCGGGCGCCGACGACTACGTCACCAAGCCGTTCCGGCTGGCCGAGCTGCTGGCCCGGGTCCGGGCCCTGCTGCGCCGCGGCAACGTCGACCAGCTCACCACCGGCGCGCACGGCGTCAAGATCGACATCGAGTCGCACCGCGCCTGGCTCGGCGAGGAGGAGCTGACGCTCTCCGCCAAGGAGTTCGAGCTGCTGCGGGTGCTCGTCCGGGACGCCGGCCGGGTGGTCACCCGCGAGGAGATCATGCGCCAGGTCTGGGACACCACCTGGTGGACCTCGACCAAGACCCTCGACATGCACATCTCCTGGCTGCGCAAGAAGCTCGGCGACGACGCGGCCAACCCCCGCTACATCGCCACCGTGCGCGGCGTGGGCTTCCGCTTCGAGAAGAACTGA